TGTTGGCCGGGCCGTTTTTGTCCGCCTTGATCTTTCGCATGGAGGGTCCGTCGAGTTCCAGTCTGTGGGCATTGTGGACGATGCGGTCGAGGATGGCGTCGGCGAAGGTGGGATCGCCGATGACGTCGTGCCACTTGGCCAGCGGCAGTTGGCTGGTGATCAGGGTGGCGGCGTTTTGGTAACGGTCCTCGACGATTTCCATGAGGTCGCGGCGCTGCTCGGCGTTGAGGCGGTCAGGTCCCCAGTCATCGAGGATCAGGAGGTTTGCCTTGGTGAGGGCGCGGAACAGGCGGGGGAAACGACCATCGGCGCGTCCCAGCTCCAGTTCGGCGAACATCCTGGGGAGGCGTTTGTAGAGCACCGAGAAGTCGTCGCGGCAGGCCTTGTGGCCGAGCGCACAGGCGAGCCATGATTTTCCGACCCCGCAGGGACCGATGATGATCAGGTTCTGTTTTCGGGCGATCCACCGGCCTCTTGCCAGTTGCTGGATGAGGGCTTTGTCGAGGCGCCTGGGGGTGCGGTAATCGATGTCCTCGATCGCGGCATCGGCGTGGCGCAGGCGGGCGTTGTGGAGCCTGTAGGTGAGGCGGCGGTCGTCACGCTCGGCCTCCTCGCGGTCGAGCAGCAGGGCCAACCATTGGGCGTGGTCCAGTTCGTCGGCCTGGGGATTGTCGCCGAGCTCGGCAAAGGCGCGGGCCATGCCGTGCAGCTTGAGGTTCTTGAGTTGGTCGAGTGTGGGATGGGAAAGCATGATGTCTCCTCAATGGAAGTATCTGGAGCCACGGATATTGGCGTGATCGATTGCCGGCCCTTCCGTGGCCTGTCGCGGTTTGCGGCGATCGAGGTTGTTCTTGAGGATCGAATTGAGCGAGGAATAGGAGTGGGCGCCGATCTCCAAGGCCCTCTCGCAGGCGGCCTCCAGCCTGTCCTGCCCATGGGTCTTGGCCAGACGCAGGATGCCGATACAAGAGCGGAAACCCTGTTCGGGGTGAGGCCTGCTCTTGAGGATGACCCCGACCAGAGCCGCGGTGTTGGCCCCCGTGGCGCTGGCCTGGTTGCAAATGCGTTCATGGGTCCAGCCGGCATGACGGCGGTGTGATGAAGGCATGTGCTCGGGGATCGTGGTGTGGCGCCGATTGCTGGAGGCGCGCATGTGGGCTGCAACCCTTTTGCCTTTGTGGAAAACCTCGACGCTGCGATCGGTGATGCGCGCCCAGAGCTTCTGTTTGGCCAGGGCATGAGGCACCGAGTAATAGTGCTTGGCGACTTCCACGTGGTAGTCGAGGCCGGCGCGGCGCTGTTTCCATTCGGCGTACAGGTAGGACGCGCCGGGTAGGGGCCGGAGTGCCGGCCGGTCGAGGTCCTCGAACAGTTGCCGACGAGAAGCGCCGAGGTGGCGCGTAATCCGGCCGTTGAGGTCTTCCAGTAGCCCGGCCATGGCCTGGTTCAGCTCGGCCAACGAGAAGAAGCGGCGGTTGCGCAGGCGGGCCAGGATCCAGCGCTCGACGACCTGGACGGCGACTTCGACTTTTGCCTTGTCCCTGGGCTTGCGCGGTCGCGCCGGGACGATGGCGGTGCCGTAGTGGGTCGCCATATCGGCATAGGTCCGGTTGATCTCGGGGTCGTAGAGGCAGGCCCTGACAACGCCGGACTTGAGATTGTCCGGCACCACCTGGGCCGGCACACCGCCGAAATAGGCAAATGCGCGGGTATGCGCCCCGATCCAATCCGGCAGGCTCTG
The sequence above is a segment of the bacterium genome. Coding sequences within it:
- a CDS encoding ATP-binding protein — encoded protein: MLSHPTLDQLKNLKLHGMARAFAELGDNPQADELDHAQWLALLLDREEAERDDRRLTYRLHNARLRHADAAIEDIDYRTPRRLDKALIQQLARGRWIARKQNLIIIGPCGVGKSWLACALGHKACRDDFSVLYKRLPRMFAELELGRADGRFPRLFRALTKANLLILDDWGPDRLNAEQRRDLMEIVEDRYQNAATLITSQLPLAKWHDVIGDPTFADAILDRIVHNAHRLELDGPSMRKIKADKNGPANIDQAKGK
- a CDS encoding IS21 family transposase, with the protein product MPRERLPMRKIRDVLRLHADKLSKRRIAVSVNLGRTAVRDYIKRATRVGLSWPLPADLCDEALDRLLFPPPTQGRRPWGDETRGDEVPAAPARRSPPDWPLLHRELKRSGVTLSLLWEEYRAAHPEGYGYSRFCDLYRAWKGKLKPTMRQAHVAGEKMFVDYAGTTAEVIDPLTGEIHEAQIFVATLGASSYSYAEATWTQSLPDWIGAHTRAFAYFGGVPAQVVPDNLKSGVVRACLYDPEINRTYADMATHYGTAIVPARPRKPRDKAKVEVAVQVVERWILARLRNRRFFSLAELNQAMAGLLEDLNGRITRHLGASRRQLFEDLDRPALRPLPGASYLYAEWKQRRAGLDYHVEVAKHYYSVPHALAKQKLWARITDRSVEVFHKGKRVAAHMRASSNRRHTTIPEHMPSSHRRHAGWTHERICNQASATGANTAALVGVILKSRPHPEQGFRSCIGILRLAKTHGQDRLEAACERALEIGAHSYSSLNSILKNNLDRRKPRQATEGPAIDHANIRGSRYFH